Proteins co-encoded in one Alphaproteobacteria bacterium genomic window:
- a CDS encoding ABC transporter ATP-binding protein: DQETYDITQLIRRLHQDQKLTIVLIEHDMRVVFHLADRIMVLAEGAVLAEGTSDEIAKDERVQAAYLGKAA, from the coding sequence GACCAGGAAACCTATGACATCACGCAGCTTATCCGGCGCCTGCATCAGGACCAAAAACTCACGATCGTGCTGATCGAGCACGACATGCGCGTCGTTTTTCATCTCGCGGACCGAATCATGGTGCTTGCCGAGGGTGCCGTTCTCGCCGAGGGTACTTCCGACGAGATCGCGAAGGACGAGCGCGTGCAGGCGGCTTACTTGGGA